One Littorina saxatilis isolate snail1 linkage group LG14, US_GU_Lsax_2.0, whole genome shotgun sequence genomic region harbors:
- the LOC138947826 gene encoding MKI67 FHA domain-interacting nucleolar phosphoprotein-like has protein sequence MATKHVSEVFVPKTIELDDTEKSKLQTDVQKIKKKKKGGSTTRGVVYLGHIPLGFYEPDMKKFFGQFGRVTRLRLSRSKKTGRSKGYAFVEFLHEDVAKIVASTLNNYLMFMRLLKCEFMPKDKVHPETFKGCHKKFAPVKSASVAADRHNKTKTEAQVKRSQARQTKKSRAVLNKLSEMGIEYSLGGVEKTQSPVPQMIKTPGGKLHVLKEDSGDAEVTFKTPPGAIKSSRLSMTPKVKVVQRRSKRLQK, from the exons ATGGCCACGAAACACGTGTCTGAAGTGTTTGTGCCTAAAACGATCGAACTGGATGACACTGAAAAGTCAAAGCTGCAAACAGATGTGCAGAAAATTAAGAAG AAAAAGAAAGGCGGGAGCACGACTCGTGGAGTGGTGTACCTGGGCCACATCCCACTTGGTTTCTATGAACCGGACATGAAGAAGTTCTTTGGCCAGTTTGGACGTGTGACACGACTGCGATTAAGTCGCAGCAAAAAG ACGGGTCGTTCAAAGGGTTACGCTTTTGTCGAGTTCCTCCATGAAGACGTGGCCAAGATTGTGGCCTCCACCCTCAACAACTACCTCATGTTCATGAGACTGCTCAAGT GTGAATTCATGCCAAAGGATAAAGTGCATCCAGAAACCTTCAAAGGTTGCCACAAGAAGTTTGCCCCTGTCAAGTCAGCGTCGGTGGCGGCAGATCGTCACAACAAGACGAAGACCGAGGCCCAGGTGAAAAGAAGCCAGGCGCGACAGACGAAAAAGTCAAGAGCAGTGCTCAACAAACTGAGCGAGATGGGCATCGAGTATTCCCTGGGTGGAGTGGAG AAAACGCAGTCCCCTGTGCCCCAGATGATTAAAACTCCTGGCGGAAAACTCCACGTCCTGAAAGAAGATTCCGGAGACGCAGAGGTGACCTTCAAAACTCCGCCTGGCGCCATCAAGTCTTCGCGACTTTCAATGAcacccaaggtcaaggttgtCCAAAGAAGGTCTAAAAGACTTCAGAAATGA